The DNA segment TTtgtattatacatataacaATGCACActattatttctttatacATGAATATTTGTCTTTAATAAACGCTTTATTTTGTATgtcatattttttagatttaaattataatttatccCAACCGAACTACAATAATACTTTATACATGAAGCTACCaaattataatatgattaatTTTTAGTTCAATTGTTCACTATAATATGTGTATTGTAATATGCatgttttataatattaattaaataaattacatattacaaatataattataaaacatTCATAAGATTGACAAAACATAATTGtctataattaaaaaatgttttatggTTTGGACACTTTTTATAAtgttaaaaaagtatattattaaaaataattaatcatttaaacaatatattcATGACGAAGTTACATTATAATGTGGTATAAACAAATCGTGgaatttgtattaaaaataccctcgttttgtatttttttaccTTACATTTTTCTTCAAATTttaaatcatataaataGAAATTGTTTCATTtggttttatttatttgctatacatgtataatattagattcgTCACACAATAATTTTTAAGACTCATAGTTGTGAGGCACATATAAATTacgaaatatataaaataatttatatttttaaataattagaATGAAGAAACATAAGTATATAAACAACAtctcataatatattttgttcataacaAACTTTATAATAATCGAAAAGGatctatatttaaattttgattatatattcacctaaaataaaaagattattgtattaataattaaaCATTGAAAACTGATTATGACTTAGTATAATTATAGCATGAATATAGGTGTCAGGTTTAGGATAtattgtaaatatatttataataaattctATTATTGAAATCCGAATTTTTCATTATGCCTAATTTCCAGTTTTGGCATAttactaattaatttttagGAAAATGTATTTCCATAGTAGACAGCATACATTTGTTAAAggttataataatattattcaaattattatatttttatggaagtgttttttttaatacttcCTATGATTCGGTATATGCTGGATAGaggtgtttttttttcagatgatatataaatgttaGCAATTATTGTAAAAGAAATTGCATAATTttgtgtatattattttatttctatgACATCATATCTGAAATAATATACAACATTACAATATGATTTATAGTTTATGggatcaaaaaaatattaaattatttttacaaatataacccttaaaatatatacataaatgaATTAATAGTTTTAATAAACTTATTGTACCTTTAATGTTACTCAGTccaaatattataatgaatCATTTATTTCTACTACATTTGTTTTTACTTgttctaaatatattttttaatattgtttttattatttttaaataatttagcattattattgtttatataaatttatttaagtgCAAATATATGATTgtatacaaaataatgaaatgtGTTTTgtttgtaaaataaaattactgggattattatatattatttgtaatataagaaataattttttacatattaaaaatatattataatttcaCAGTTTTAATAAgaatatatagttttatgatttgatataataattataagaatataatatatattaatgttaAAATCACATGAAATAATTTATACTTGAATCATAAATTCTCAAAAGGGGGAATTCAAATAAAAGGCATATAATATtgaacaatatttttatcattatatatatacaaatttgcaaaataaacattttatttttataagatttttatattagtattcattatttggattCTGAAAACGCTTTCGAAGACAAAAtttgaaagaaaaaaaagaaagaggAATTAAATCATTTATAGATGGTTCTGAGAGTGATAattgaaatatttaaaacattcgaaatgttgaaaatcataaaattttaacaaatttttcagttttataagaataactaaaaatagtaaaagtAAATTACAAAACATATgcttttaacaaaaaaagacaaaaacattaaatatataagaagCTTGTACagaaaaaatgttttatgaattataatatttatatattatttttcacaaaatataatacatgtaatattatacataaaaaatatgaacaaatatataaacattttattaaaacaagAAAAACACTTTatgatgataatttaaaatggGCATCATATGTGAAAATGGATTTATCGTTTTTACATAAACATTGCAAAATTAAATTGTTAAAATGCGGCTGTACAAAACattctttatttatcatCAAAGTAATATTTTAAGGGTGTAAAATTCAACATTGCTTCTGCATttgcatttttaataaaccATTTTATTGGAAATAAAGGATTAAAATTTATctacgaaaaaaaaacacaaaattagataaatatataaaatgtctCGTTTTATTTGTGAATAAAtcgatatattataaatatttgcatTTATTCAGAAACTATAGATTTATTATAAGTgataaatgattataatttgataaaaaagtataataaaataaatggtgaaacaaaattattatgatattCAATTTGTATATTGGGTACCGAGTTGATAAAGGTAACATTAACGTGATTTGGTTTTTTGGTAATCATGTATCCACATAAGTTAACAAACGTCTTTTTAAAGTatctatttttaatatcatcgTCAAGATCAATGCTTGTTTCGAATGAATTCATGCTTTTTAAAAGTTTGTTTTTATAGATTTTTCTATTGAAAAGGTtgttatcatttatatttcctGAAGCCATGACAATTATAGTTGTATTTTCtgatatctataaaattaataaaagtgtATTTGAATAAATCGTGTGTCATAATATGAGAAATATGATTCATATCAAAACAGAGGAAGAAAGGTTTCCTTACTTGAGCTTTTTTGGCTAAAGCATGAAAATATCTCGGGGACGataacatattatttttgtaaaattttaGTATCATTAACAAATTTTGATTATACGAACGGGCAACTTTTcctgaaaaaaaattataattttgcatcatataaattgaaatattatgaaaattaacaaataaaagaCAATAAAATGAGCATATAACTATGATAGTAATAAAGACAATATATCGAATAAAGAGCaataataatgtattaaactgattaattaattattttttatgtaccTTTAATATGATTATCGTCGAATTTTTTGGGGCCATCGGGGTCCCATAGTATTTCTACTATATCATCATactattagaaaaaaaaataaatacatatatatataattattattttttgactTGAGCTTAATTTTATATCTTAAATATTTGTCTATAATTCATACCTTCTCGGGATtagaaattttaaaattacatTTTCCAATGTAGAACTTATGCCCATGGCTCCTATGATATATATCTACGCCCTCATCACTCGtacaataatatttataatcatTCTTAGTTATAGCATAGTATTTTAAAAGCTCGACAGCTTCTTCCATAACTTCTGTTgctttttttgtttcttcAGGATTTGTGCATAATAAGTGCTtgctttttttatatattttatccaATTTAAATGAAACAGGAATAGAtctatttataattttgaaaaaaaaaaatatatatttataaagtGGTATTTTATGATTTCATCAGAttcatacatatatttcttaCAATAGTACATGtaatgcatatttatatattgtcATATTTTCTTACTCAATATGAGGTGAAGGAGGATTAGTTAAAACGGATATGGGTAGAACTATTCCAGATGGTTCTGTTTTGGATATATCTAATTCAGATGATGCTATTATGGATATATCTATTTCAGATGGTGCTGTTTTGGATATATCTATTTCAGATGATGCTGTTATGGATACATCTATTTCAGATTGTGCTGTTTTGGATACATCTATTTCGGATGGTGCTGTTTTGGATACATTTATTTCGGATGGCGCTGTCTTGGATACATTTATTTCGGATGGTGCTGTTTTGGATACATCTATTTCGGATGGCGCTGTCTTGGATACATTTATTTCGGATGATGCTGTTTTGGATACATTTATTTCGGATGATGCTGTTTTGGATACATTTATTTCGGATGATGGTGTTTTGGATATAGTCGTTTTGGatcgtttttttttggatcgtttttttttggatatatttatttcaggTGATGCTGTTTTGGATATACCTATTTCAGATTGTGCTGTTTTGGATCGGGTTTTTTTGGATCGAGTTTTTTTGGATCGGGGTTTTTTGGGTCGAGATATTTCAGACAGAGATTCGGATGAAGATGTTTCTGATGGAATTCTTTTGTATGGAATTCTTTTGGATTTAGTTTTTTTGACTCGAGTCGTTTTGCGCGGAGTTGTTTCAAATGAAGATGTTTCTAATGATACGGTTTCTAATGATGCTGTTTCTAATGATGCTGTTTCAAACGATGCTGTCTCTAATGAGTCTATATCGAATGGAGCTACTGGGGATGAAGCAGCATTATCTGCTACACAGTCGCTTGTAAGGACTTGATTATTGTTCAcatatatgaacaaaattaaaacaaaaaaaaatattttaatgtaTCCATTATTCATTCTTCAATTTGATAAATAACATACTAAaaattattgtatttttttaaaaatcaaaactcgaaaaaaattataattttaattataattgaAGCAAAATATtttcgaaaaaataaaaaaaatgcttatttaaaaaaatataaaaatattatttaagcaataaaattatataattatttaatttgtatattttatctGATTTCCAAATTCAATATAcgttttatttaaataatttcgCTAAAATGCAATGAGCAATAAAGTTTTCCATAAATAAGGAATATCAAAAAGTATTATGGCACTTAATTTCTCTGatactataatatataaaataaattactcaaattaattgtatttaaaattttttgtagtatttaatactttagatatataattttttatttttatagccATTAaactaaaattaaaattaagttttataaaacatttatcatttatagtattatatatatatataccttTATTTATGCagcataaaaaaatataatgttttgGTAATAGAAAATCAATAATTTAAACATAAATCtaagaaaataatatgaaaaatattatttttttaacataatagctgttgatatattatttgaatataattataGGTATATATGTCAATGAGTAAACGATTATGGCAGAaatgtattataataatggCTATATACAAATAGTGAGTGCTATtgttatttctttttatttattttgagtATAATATATGCTTTTTAagcttttaaatattaaagtAGATGCGtttaaacaaatattatattgcGCTTATGCATAGTTGTGACAGCCACAACCACAGCCACAGCTACAGCTATAGCTATAtctacaataataatattcataATCCATAATAATTAGCATCACTATTTTGATATTATGTCAAATAAAGTTTTATgtgatatttattattaattttaataaaaggagacaaataatatttttataatattatactaaGCGATAAAATTTGGTATTGTTAAAGTATTGTTGCATTGTCCTTTTGtatattaatgcaaattataaattttcttttaataacaaaacagagtgtatataaaattaaaaaaaaaacaaatagataaaatataaaaataaaataatgaaacataaaattgtaaagtcaagaaaaaaaatatatataattaatttattttttaattataatatttttaatgccgaggtgttaattttttatggGTCAAGGTTATGTTTATGGGTTATAGTTTTGTTCTATGGAATTTATGTTTTGGGTTAgggttatatttttattaatttgtttataattttatcatatttatttgtctGTAAAtgttgattaaatatatgtactatcccgtatgtttaatcacgagATGAAGTTTAAGAGTTAAAAGTTGCAACCCAAAAGTGGTATAAGCTAATATGAAAAGGGTcgcataacattttttcataagttataatactTATGTTTAATTCgctcatatatattaatgtgagaatattataacttcgcattatatattttattgctaTTTTTTGGTTAACTATACATAAGAACCCTTATTGTCTATTATTTAAAGCTTGTTAACCAAGGGGTATATTGAATTGTGCacatcataatatataatgcatttatatatgttgtgaaagtatttatttaataaagcttattatttgtgtcactatcatttttatttaaattataactTTCCAACCAGACAATatagtaatattatatatgaggCTATAACATATAATTAGATTCATTTGGAATAATTGtctacaatataatatactttcaggttaatatgtatatgattaatattaattaaatataatactaatatataataggtaatcataaaatatcgatcgatattctacaatacaacgttatctataaaaggcatgttatgcatctaacattttttgtaatacataaaaaatatactatatatatgcaatacTCACTTTTTTCATCTCAATACTTTGcatttatgttatttttctaatttatattgatagaaatagttttatatacataaatttatttactataaaggtataatattggATTACTCactattcatttttaaactttatagtttttaggcataattaaattacattttaaaatagttaaaaaataaaatataagtatataattaaatttaatgttataatttgatataatacttataaacAACTTGTATATGAAATTAacgttattttttttaatatatataatattgtatcaATAGCCAAACACggaaatatgttaattttgtgaaacatatacaattatatattaatgtaaacataaaatatatgtaataattcacttaatttgaactaataatattttgattaggtaattatatatataaaaactaaaaatatataatttaaatatatcgtTATCACGAAATAATATGTTATAAAgtgt comes from the Plasmodium yoelii strain 17X genome assembly, chromosome: 6 genome and includes:
- a CDS encoding fam-a protein — its product is MNNGYIKIFFFVLILFIYVNNNQVLTSDCVADNAASSPVAPFDIDSLETASFETASLETASLETVSLETSSFETTPRKTTRVKKTKSKRIPYKRIPSETSSSESLSEISRPKKPRSKKTRSKKTRSKTAQSEIGISKTASPEINISKKKRSKKKRSKTTISKTPSSEINVSKTASSEINVSKTASSEINVSKTAPSEIDVSKTAPSEINVSKTAPSEINVSKTAPSEIDVSKTAQSEIDVSITASSEIDISKTAPSEIDISIIASSELDISKTEPSGIVLPISVLTNPPSPHIDKHLLCTNPEETKKATEVMEEAVELLKYYAITKNDYKYYCTSDEGVDIYHRSHGHKFYIGKCNFKISNPEKYDDIVEILWDPDGPKKFDDNHIKGKVARSYNQNLLMILKFYKNNMLSSPRYFHALAKKAQISENTTIIVMASGNINDNNLFNRKIYKNKLLKSMNSFETSIDLDDDIKNRYFKKTFVNLCGYMITKKPNHVNVTFINSINFNPLFPIKWFIKNANAEAMLNFTPLKYYFDDK